From a single Brassica oleracea var. oleracea cultivar TO1000 chromosome C5, BOL, whole genome shotgun sequence genomic region:
- the LOC106344826 gene encoding uncharacterized protein LOC106344826, producing MAQEDYNLDMNTESVELAYSLPEAMMQQMAPDTPPVHVTSDRQVQNLLEITKTHEIFPLAFGIVDGENDVSREWFFTKLASCVSDEYPLVIVSDRHTSIKSACDKVFLGYKGKHLLYLVKGVAYAHTLYYRHMDEIRSANPELATYLENAEVTLWSRVHCQGEWYNIKTSNIAESINSALKRGRGFPIQFLLEFIRDKLSRWFWRRREDVLSLTTQHSRGVEYLFVVRPEIADNISFQQIDGWRFFVKGGKMDCVVDLELRKCDCGVYAVEKIPCSRAIAAGSYAGLHISTLVCPVYSKDILFEGYSENIYPCVGQQIEARTCSPPEVKRGLGRQKKSRWQSWLELLRRRGRTPQKQHKVYRGSVCKETGHTRPQCQK from the exons ATGGCTCAAGAAGATTATAACCTAGACATGAACACCGAGTCTGTGGAGTTAGCCTACTCATTACCAGAAGCAATGATGCAACAGATGGCTCCAGACACCCCTCCTGTTCATGTTACAAGTGATAGACAAGTTCAGAACTTGCTCGAGATAACTAAAACACATGAA ATATTTCCATTGGCTTTTGGGATCGTAGATGGTGAAAATGATGTATCTAGGGAATGGTTTTTCACAAAATTGGCGAGTTGTGTATCTGATGAGTATCCTCTGGTGATAGTCTCCGACCGGCACACGTCCATTAAAAGTGCGTGTGATAAGGTGTTCCTTGGG TATAAAGGGAAGCATCTCTTGTACTTGGTGAAAGGTGTTGCTTATGCTCATACACTTTACTACCGGCACATGGATGAGATAAGGAGTGCAAACCCGGAACTTGCAACTTATTTGGAGAATGCCGAAGTGACCCTATGGTCAAGGGTTCATTGTCAGGGAGAGTGGTACAACATAAAAACGAGCAACATCGCTGAATCTATTAATTCCGCACTGAAGCGAGGTAGAGGATTTCCGATTCAATTCCTGTTGGAGTTCATAAGGGATAAGCTATCAAGGTGGTTTTGGAGAAGGAGAGAAGATGTTTTGAGTCTCACAACTCAACATAGTCGGGGGGTTGAATACTTGTTTGTTGTTCGACCGGAGATAGCGGATAATATCTCTTTCCAACAAATTGATGGATGGCGATTCTTTGTCAAAGGTGGCAAAATGGACTGTGTTGTTGACTTGGAACTTCGAAAGTGTGATTGTGGTGTCTATGCAGTCGAGAAAATACCTTGCTCTCGTGCTATAGCAGCTGGATCATATGCTGGTTTGCATATCTCCACACTTGTATGCCCGGTCTACTCAAAGGATATTCTGTTTGAAGGATACTCAGAGAATATATATCCTTGTGTTGGACAACAAATTGAGGCACGCACATGCTCTCCTCCGGAAGTAAAGCGCGGTCTGGGGAGACAGAAGAAATCAAGATGGCAATCTTGGTTGGAGCTGTTGAGGAGGAGAGGACGCACACCCCAGAAGCAACACAAGGTTTATAGGGGCTCGGTCTGCAAAGAAACTGGCCATACGCGTCCACAATGTCAGAAATGA
- the LOC106344827 gene encoding uncharacterized protein LOC106344827 produces the protein MPSLTGSDVISFKERETADQAKPRNDLLVIELTIQDIDVARILVDTGSSADIIFKTTLKRMEISLSEIAENPSPLVGLSGETTMTLRSVNLIVKAGSKNKSRGVCSHQSPRVVQRNCGYSMAELYASSSVNFPHVPQISNSLWNRDNLGRLENVASATYQQLVNRMFSDQLGKIMEVYIDDMLVKSLEEKDHEIHLNKCFERLNLHNMKLNPAKCRFVVASGEFLGYLVTYRGIEANLNKINSLIQMAFLKTKREVQRLTRRVAALNCFISRSTDKCLPFYETLNGNKKFKWSEECKKAFQQLKHYLATPHVLAKPVKGEPLFLDIAVSATVVSSVLIREERGEQKPIFYGTINHEPNSTWILHVDGFSSKQGSGIGIRLTSPTVEVLEQSFRLVFHASNNEAEYEALIAGLRLAHGIKIRNIHAYCDSQLIAIQFSGEYKARDERMHSYLKLVQDLAKDFDQFAETRIPRSDYAPADALAALASSSDSGLRRVIHVEFIEHPSIGPPIIVNLINSQDGDIDEVNLHPEESAEQSEYGCDKPWLGTI, from the exons ATGCCTAGCCTTACTGGCAGCGACGTCATCTCGTTCAAGGAAAGAGAAACGGCCGATCAGGCCAAACCTCGAAACGATCTCCTTGTCATCGAGCTGACGATCCAGGATATCGATGTAGCAAGAATATTAGTCGACACTGGAAGCTCGGCTGATATTATCTTCAAAACCACCCTCAAGAGAATGGAAATCAGCTTGTCTGAAATCGCAGAAAACCCTAGCCCGCTAGTAGGACTCTCGGGGGAAACCACCATGACTCTCAGATCAGTTAACCTCATAGTTAAGGCCGGGAGCAAAAACAAAAGTCGTGGAGTTTGTAGTCATCAATCGCCCCGCGTCGTACAACGCAATTGTGGGTACTCCATGGCTGAACTCTATGCAAGCAGTTCTGTCAACTTTCCACATGTGCCTCAAATTTCCAACTCCTTATGGAATCGAGACAATCTGGGGAGACTGGAGAATGTCGCAA GTGCAACCTATCAACAACTCGTCAACCGTATGTTTTCCGACCAGCTCGGAAAAATTATGGAGGTTTATATCGATGATATGCTCGTTAAATCTCTCGAAGAAAAGGACCACGAAATCCACCTTAACAAGTGTTTCGAGAGATTAAACTTGCATAACATGAAGCTGAATCCGGCGAAATGCAGATTTGTTGTCGCATCAGGCGAATTCCTCGGATATCTCGTAACATATAGAGGAATTGAAGCGAATCTGAATAAAATCAACTCACTAATCCAAATGGCATTCCTCAAAACGAAACGGGAAGTGCAAAGATTGACCAGAAGAGTCGCGGCACTCAATTGTTTCATATCGCGATCAACCGATAAATGTCTACCCTTCTACGAGACTTTGAATGGGAACAAAAAGTTTAAATGGTCCGAAGAGTGCAAAAAAGCTTTCCAACAGCTAAAACACTACCTGGCCACTCCTCATGTTCTAGCAAAACCAGTGAAGGGAGAGCCCTTATTTCTGGATATCGCAGTTTCAGCAACAGTTGTTAGCAGCGTCCTCATAAGGGAAGAACGTGGAGAACAAAAACCAATTTTTTAC GGGACGATAAACCATGAACCAAACTCAACATGGATTCTTCACGTCGATGGATTTTCATCCAAACAAGGTTCAGGAATCGGGATTCGACTTACATCACCAACCGTAGAAGTATTAGAACAATCTTTTCGGCTAGTCTTTCACGCTTCTAACAATGAAGCCGAATACGAAGCGCTTATCGCCGGATTACGGTTAGCTCACGGGATCAAAATACGCAACATCCACGCTTATTGCGATTCTCAACTGATCGCGATTCAATTCAGTGGCGAATACAAAGCCAGAGACGAAAGAATGCACTCATACCTGAAACTTGTCCAAGATCTCGCCAAAGATTTTGATCAATTTGCTGAGACACGAATCCCCCGCTCTGATTACGCACCGGCCGACGCTTTGGCGGCCCTGGCATCAAGCTCGGATTCGGGCCTTAGACGAGTAATCCATGTCGAGTTCATAGAACACCCAAGCATCGGACCGCCGATCATCGTAAACTTGATCAATTCTCAAGACGGCGATATCGACGAAGTTAATCTCCATCCCGAAGAAAGCGCGGAACAATCCGAATACGGCTGCGATAAACCATGGTTAGGGACGATCTGA